The segment ATTCTACCAGATAGCTGAGAGGCAAGCGATGCTGCTTTGGTTGTGGGAGTTTGTGACCAAAACAAAAAAACAATAATTATTAACAATAAAAACCGTAATTTAGTTTTAGTCATACTGAACTAATCTTTGGCAAACAATGTATTAGCAAAGTAGTTAAATACAGAGAGGATAATACTAAATAATAGAGCCACCCAAAAACCTTCGACTGAGAAACCCTTAACCACTGTAGAGGCCAGAAGAATTAAAGCGGCGTTTATAACGAATGTAAATAACCCTAAAGTTACAATGTTTATTGGTAGA is part of the Candidatus Falkowbacteria bacterium genome and harbors:
- a CDS encoding phage holin family protein — its product is MNLILKWFISTVAIMLTSYLLPGVSLTGFWAALWTALFLGLVNSVIKPLLILLTLPINIVTLGLFTFVINAALILLASTVVKGFSVEGFWVALLFSIILSVFNYFANTLFAKD